CTGGAAGTTCCAGAACGACAAGAAATTCGAGATCAAGGACGGCACGTTCAAGGCGAGTTTCGCCCGCTCCTGCAACACGGCCTTCATCAGCCAGGCGCCCAAGCTCAAGGACGACGACCTGACCAAGCAGGCCCAGCAGGTCTTCGGCCTGGGGCTGAACAACTGGGCGATCGGCGTGCCGTCCTTCGACGGCGCGGTGCCGGTGCAGTCGGCGGCCCAGATGGGCGCCTCGCTGATCGGGCAGGGCGGGGTCCGGATGAACCCGCTGAACATGGCGTCGGTGTCGGCGACCGTCAAGTCCGGCACCTTCCACCAGCCGTACCTGGTCTCCCCGGACGTGGACGGCCGCAAGCTCGCGACGGCCTCGCGCACGATGCCGGCGGGCACGCTGTCCCAGCTGCGTGAGCTGATGTCGTACACGGCCGACTACGGAACGGCCGCGGAGGCGATGGCCGGGGTGAGCGGCGACGCCGGCGCGAAGACCGGGTCCGCCGAGGTCGACGGCCAGAAGAAGCCGAACGGCTGGTTCACCGCCTACCGGGGTGATCTGGCGGCCGCGGGCGTGGTCCAGCAGGGCGGCCACGGCGGCGAGACGGCCGGGCCGATCGTGGCGGCGCTGCTGAAGATGGGCGGCTGAGCCGCGAGCTCGAAGCTCAGTGAGTGACCGGTTCCGCGGCGGCCGTGTACGTCCGCCGCAGGAAGCGCAGCAGCGCCTGCCGCTCGAACTGCACCACCGACACTCCCTGCGCGGAGTGGAACTCCACGACGGCCTGCACCCGGCCACACGGCCACACCCGCACCTCACCGCTGCCCGTGGGGGCCCGCAGTCCCTCCTCCAGCAGCCGGCGGTCGAACATCCATTCGCGTGCCCCGGCCCCGGGCAGCCCGATCCGTACGGTGCCCGGGTCCCGCTCGGGGTCATACCGCAGCCTGACCGGAACCGCTTCCTGCTCCGCGTCCAGCGGGAGGGCCGCATCCGTGACGATATGGGCTCGCGCGTACTGCTCGACTACGGACATCCGACGGCCCCTTCACCGTGCGCTGTCTGTGGGGAAACTGTGCGTCCACCCCCCCTCCAATGTCGCATATTTTCCGGATTGCGCCCCCGGAGGCCGGACCTATCACGGATGAGATAAAACGAGCGTCACGCTCTTGCACATCGTTCGCATCAAGCCACATCATCGAACGGTGCATGTACCTGACGGATTCATCAACGCGCCCACCGCCGCCGCCACCGGTGTGATCGCCGCGGGCGCCATCGCCGTGAGCCTGCGCGGCGCGCGCCGGGAACTCGACGAGCGGACGGCACCGCTGGCCGGGCTGGTCGCGGCGTTCATCTTCGCGGTGCAGATGCTGAACTTCCCCGTCGCGGCGGGGACCAGCGGCCATCTGCTCGGCGGTGCGCTCGCCGCGATACTCGTCGGCCCCTACACGGGGATCCTGTGCGTCTCCGTCGTCCTGCTCATGCAGGGCATCCTCTTCGCGGACGGCGGCCTGACCGCGCTCGGCGTGAACATCACCAACATGGCGATCGTCACCACCGTCGTCGCCTACGCCCTCTTCCGCGGCCTGGTGAAGGTGCTGCCCCGCACCCGCCGGTCGGTCACCGTGGCCTCCTTCGTCGCCGCCCTGGTCTCCGTCCCGGCCGCCGCCCTGGCCTTCACGCTGATGTACGCGATCGGCGGCACCACCGACGTGTCGATCGGCAAGGTCGCCACCGCCATGGTCGGCGTGCACCTCCTCATCGGCATCGGTGAGGCCGTGATCACCGCGCTGACCGTCGGCTCGGTCATCGCCGTACGCCCTGACCTGGTGTACGGGGCGCGCGGCCTCACGCAGAAGCTCAAGCTGCGGGTGAACGGCGAACTGGTCGACGCCCCCGGCGCCGAGCCGGAGCCGGCCCCCATGGCCGCCCGGACCTCGCACCGCAAGGTGTGGGCCGCCGGCCTGGTCGCCTCCCTGGTCCTGGCCGGGTTCGTCAGCTTCTACGCCTCCGCCGACCCCGACGGCCTGGAGAAGGTCGCCACCGACCACGGCATCGACAAGCAGGCCGAGGAGCACGCGGTCGCCGACTCCCCGCTCGCCGACTACGGCGTCAAGGACGTCGACGACGCCCGCCTGTCCGGGGGGCTGGCCGGCGTCATCGGCGTGGGGGTCACGGTCGTGGCGGGCAGCGCGGTCTTCTGGGCGGTACGCCGTCGCCGCTCGGACGACACGTCCCCGTCGGACACGACGGACACGACGGACGCGACGAGCACCACAAGCACGACGAGCGTCTGACATGGGAGCAGGGCACGCGCACAAGCTCTACCGGCACGGGCACTCGCCCGTGCACGGCCTGCCGCCGCACACCAAGCTCGCCGCCGTCTTCGCCTTCGTGGTGGTCGTGGTGTCGACACCGCGGGAGGCGATGTGGGCGTTCGGGCTGTACGCCGTGCTGCTGGCGGGCGTCGCGTACGTGGCGCGGGTGCCCGCCGGGTTCCTGCTGAGGCGGCTGCTGATCGAGGTGCCGTTCGTCGCGTTCGCGGTGCTGATGCCGTTCGTGGCGGAGGGCGAGCGGGTCGACGTCCTCGGGCTGTCCCTGAGCGTCAACGGACTGTGGGGCGCCTGGAACGTGCTGGCGAAAGGCACCCTCGGTGTCGCGGCCTCGGTGTTGCTGGCCGCCACCACCGAGCTGCGCGAACTCCTCCTCGGCCTCCAGCGGCTCAGGCTCCCGCCGCTCCTCGTGCAGATCGCGTCCTTCATGATCCGCTACGGCGACGTCATCACGGACGAGATGCGGCGCATGCGGATCGCCCGCGAGTCACGCGGCTTCGAGGCGAAGGGCGTCCGGCACTGGGGCGTCCTGGCCAAGTCCGCGGGCGCCCTGTTCATCCGCTCCTACGAGCGCGGCGAGCGCGTGCACCTGGCCATGGTCAGCCGCGGGTACACCGGCTCCATGCCGGTCATCGACGAGGTGACCGCGTCCCGGGCGCAGTGGACGCACGCCCTGACCCTCCCCTGTGCCGCCCTCGTCGTCTGTCTGCTGGGATGGACCCTGTGACTGATGCGACCCCCTCACTCGAAGTGGCAGGCCTGGCCTTCGCCTACCCCGACGGGCACCAGGCCCTCTTCGGCGTCGACTTCTCCGTCGCGCGCGGCGAGCGGGTCGCGCTGCTCGGGCCGAACGGCGCCGGCAAAACGACCCTCGTGCTCCACCTCAACGGCATCCTGACCGGCGGCACCGGCACGGTGAAGGTGGCCGGGCTGCCCGTCGGCAGGCAGCACATGGCGGAGATCCGGCGCCGGGTCGGCATCGTCTTCCAGGACCCGGACGACCAGCTCTTCATGCCGACCGTCCGGGAGGACGTGGCGTTCGGGCCCGCCGCGGCCGGGCTCAAGGGGCCGGAGCTGGAGCAGCGCGTGGACCGGGCGCTGGAGCGGGTCGGCATGGCGGAGTTCAAGGACCGCCCGCCGCACCACCTCTCCTTCGGCCAGCGCCGTCGGGTGGCCGTGGCGACCGTGCTCGCGATGGAACCGGAGATCCTCGTCCTCGACGAGCCCTCCTCCAACCTCGACCCCGCCTCCCGCCGCGAACTGGCCGACATCCTGCGCTCCCTCGACGTGACGGTGCTGATGGTCACGCACGACCTGCCGTACGCCCTGGAGCTGTGCCCGCGCTCCCTGGTTCTCAGCGAGGGCGTGATCGCGGCGGACGGTCCGACCGGCGAACTGCTCTCCGACGAGGTGCTGATGCGCGCCCACCGGCTGGAGCTGCCGTTCGGTTTCGATCCGCGTTCGGTGCCGGCGGTTCCGGCACGTCCGTGACAATCGGCGCGTGACGAAGACAATGAGCGCGTGACGAACGAGGAGACCGAGAGCTCGCTGCTGCTGGACGGGCAGCTGTGCTTCGCGCTGTACGCCGCCCAGCGCGCGGTGACGGCGGCGTACCGCCCGCTCCTCGACGAACTCGGCCTCACCTATCCGCAGTACCTCGTCCTGCTGGTCCTCTGGGAGCGCGGGCAGACCACGGTCAAGGAGCTGGCGGCCGCGCTGCGACTCGACTACGGCACGGTGTCGCCGCTGCTGAAGCGGCTGGAGGCGGCGGGTCTCGTACGGCGTGAGCGGTCGGCGCGCGACGAGCGGTCGGTGCTCGTGGCGGTGACCGGACGCGGGGAGGAACTCCGGGAGCGGGCGGCGAGCGTGCCCGGCGCGCTGCTGTCGGCGACGGGGCTCGACGGCACGGAGGTCGCGCGACTCCGCGAGGAGCTGTGGCGGCTGGCGGAGAGCGCCGGGGCGGCGGCGGAGCGCGCTCGCTGATCCGCGAAGGGGTTACCCGCGGTTGCCACCCCCTGGTGGCGACAGGCGGGTTACTGGTCAGTACCTTGTGCACGATGTGTTTGCGCGCACTTGTTTCCCGGGGGAGGACAGGATGACTGACGGCCCCGCCGTCGACACCCGCCCGACGAAGATCATGTACGTGGCCGAGGCCACCGCCCACGGCGGCCGGGAGGGCTATGTCACCAGCCAGGACGGCCGGCTCGACCTCAAGGTCGCGATGCCCCCGCAGCTCGGCGGCGACGGCAACGGCACCAACCCGGAACAGCTCCTCGCGGCCGGTTACAGCTCCTGCTTCCACAACGCGCTGATCCTGGTCGGCAACCGCGAGGGCTACGACCTGACCGGTTCGACGGTCTCCGCCAAGGTCGGCATCGGCCCCAACAAGCAGCACGGCTACGGCCTCGCGGTCGCCCTGAGCGTCTCGCTCCCCGTCCTCGACCCCGACCTCGCGACCAAGCTGGTGGACGCGGCCCACGAGGTGTGTCCGTACTCGAACGCGACCCGCGGGAACATCGACGTGACCATCCTGCTTGGCTAGAGGGGAGCAAGGGGAGCACCGCAGCGAGACGAGGAGACGGGCGTGGACGTGCACGGCACAGTGGCCGAGGGCTTCGAGCCGGTCAGGGACGCGTTCGTACGGAACTTCGCCGCGCTCGGGGAGCGGGGCGCGGCGGTCACCGTCTACCGGGACGGGCAGCGGGTCGTCGACCTGTGGGCCGGCACGAAGGACGTCGACGGCACGGACCCCTGGGAGCGCGGCACCGCCCAGGTCGTGCGCTCGGCGACGAAGGGCGTCGCCGCCGCCGTGCTCCTGCTGCTGCACCAGCGCGGGCAGCTGGACCTGGACGCGCCGGTGGGCCACTACTGGCCGGAGTTCAAGGCGCAGGGCAAGGAGCGGGTGCTGGTACGGCACGTCCTGAACCACCGGGCCGGTCTCCCCGTCCTCGACCAGCCCCTCACCCCTGAGCAGGCCCTCGACCCGCTCCGGGGCCCGGAGGCGGTCGCCGCCC
This region of Streptomyces caelestis genomic DNA includes:
- the cbiQ gene encoding cobalt ECF transporter T component CbiQ, translated to MGAGHAHKLYRHGHSPVHGLPPHTKLAAVFAFVVVVVSTPREAMWAFGLYAVLLAGVAYVARVPAGFLLRRLLIEVPFVAFAVLMPFVAEGERVDVLGLSLSVNGLWGAWNVLAKGTLGVAASVLLAATTELRELLLGLQRLRLPPLLVQIASFMIRYGDVITDEMRRMRIARESRGFEAKGVRHWGVLAKSAGALFIRSYERGERVHLAMVSRGYTGSMPVIDEVTASRAQWTHALTLPCAALVVCLLGWTL
- a CDS encoding SsgA family sporulation/cell division regulator, whose product is MSVVEQYARAHIVTDAALPLDAEQEAVPVRLRYDPERDPGTVRIGLPGAGAREWMFDRRLLEEGLRAPTGSGEVRVWPCGRVQAVVEFHSAQGVSVVQFERQALLRFLRRTYTAAAEPVTH
- a CDS encoding MarR family winged helix-turn-helix transcriptional regulator; translated protein: MTNEETESSLLLDGQLCFALYAAQRAVTAAYRPLLDELGLTYPQYLVLLVLWERGQTTVKELAAALRLDYGTVSPLLKRLEAAGLVRRERSARDERSVLVAVTGRGEELRERAASVPGALLSATGLDGTEVARLREELWRLAESAGAAAERAR
- a CDS encoding energy-coupling factor ABC transporter ATP-binding protein, encoding MDPVTDATPSLEVAGLAFAYPDGHQALFGVDFSVARGERVALLGPNGAGKTTLVLHLNGILTGGTGTVKVAGLPVGRQHMAEIRRRVGIVFQDPDDQLFMPTVREDVAFGPAAAGLKGPELEQRVDRALERVGMAEFKDRPPHHLSFGQRRRVAVATVLAMEPEILVLDEPSSNLDPASRRELADILRSLDVTVLMVTHDLPYALELCPRSLVLSEGVIAADGPTGELLSDEVLMRAHRLELPFGFDPRSVPAVPARP
- a CDS encoding energy-coupling factor ABC transporter permease — translated: MHVPDGFINAPTAAATGVIAAGAIAVSLRGARRELDERTAPLAGLVAAFIFAVQMLNFPVAAGTSGHLLGGALAAILVGPYTGILCVSVVLLMQGILFADGGLTALGVNITNMAIVTTVVAYALFRGLVKVLPRTRRSVTVASFVAALVSVPAAALAFTLMYAIGGTTDVSIGKVATAMVGVHLLIGIGEAVITALTVGSVIAVRPDLVYGARGLTQKLKLRVNGELVDAPGAEPEPAPMAARTSHRKVWAAGLVASLVLAGFVSFYASADPDGLEKVATDHGIDKQAEEHAVADSPLADYGVKDVDDARLSGGLAGVIGVGVTVVAGSAVFWAVRRRRSDDTSPSDTTDTTDATSTTSTTSV
- a CDS encoding organic hydroperoxide resistance protein yields the protein MTDGPAVDTRPTKIMYVAEATAHGGREGYVTSQDGRLDLKVAMPPQLGGDGNGTNPEQLLAAGYSSCFHNALILVGNREGYDLTGSTVSAKVGIGPNKQHGYGLAVALSVSLPVLDPDLATKLVDAAHEVCPYSNATRGNIDVTILLG